The Herbiconiux sp. SALV-R1 nucleotide sequence CCCACCACGCTCGCCACCGCGTCGAGGCCCGCCGCCCGCCACGACTCGATGCTCACCGTGTGCAGCCCGTCGAGGCCCCCGTAGGCGAGCACCCGCCCCACCACCACGACGGCGATGACGGGCAGCAGCAACCAGGTGAGGTAGACCAGGATGCGCGTGGTCGCGGCCCGGAGCTCGGAGTACACGAGGGTGCGCTTCTTGATCTCGCGGGTGAGCGAGTTGGCGTAGGCGTCGGCGCCGACCGCCGTGACCAGGGCCTCGGCGGTGCCGGAGACGATGAGCGAGCCGGAGAGCACGGTCTCGCCGGGCCGCTTCGCGACGGGTTCCGACTCCCCCGTGAGCATCGACTCGTCGACCAGCAGGTCGGCGACCTCGCCGAGCTCCGCGTCGGCGGTGACCTGGTCGCCGGGGCGCAGCAGCATGAGGTCGCCCAGCACCACCTCCTCCGGTCGCAGCACCACGACCTCGCCGCTGCGGCGCACCGCGGTCTCGGGGGCGGCCAGCAGCGCCAGCCGATCGAGGCTCGCCTTGGCCCGCAGCTCCTGCACGATGCCGATGAGCGCGTTCACCACCACGATGCCGTAGAACAGGCCGTCGCCGAGATCGCCGAGCAGCAGCACCGCGAGGAAGCAGACGGTGAGGATGCCGTTGAAGAAGGTGAAGACGTTCTCCCGCAGGATGCTCCCCACCGACCGCGAGGTCGTGGAGTCGCTCACGTTCACGAGGCCGCGGGCCTGTCGATCGGCGACCTCCGCCGCATCGAGCCCTGGCGACCCCGGCGGGATCACGACGCGGGTTTCGCGTAGGCGGCGCGCACGAGCAGCCAGGTCACCCAGAGCAGACCCGCGTAGAGCGGAACGCCCATGATGAGCTTGACCGAGCCGAGCAGCTCCGTCTGACCCGCCCAGTAGAGCGGCAGCTCGACGATGAGCCGGGCGGCGAACAGGCCCACCCAGCACCAGGTGGCGACGAGCACGACGCGGCCCTTGGCCCTGTCGGTGCGGTACCCGCCGGGGTCGTTCGCGAGCAGGCCCACGATCACCCCGATGAGCGGCCTCCGGGCGATGAGGGAGATGAGGAGAACCACGAGGCACACCACGTTGATGGCGATGCCCACGAGGAAGTTGTCCTCGGCGCGCCCCGTGAACAGCGCGAGCCCCGCCGACACCCCCACGCCGATGAGACCGGCGATGGCGGGCATCGGGGCACTGCGGGTGACGAGCCTGACGATGACGAACACGACCGACACGGCAACGGGAGCGCTCACGGCGAGCACGAGGTTCTTCGTGAAGGTGTACAGCACGAGGAAGGCCAGGCCGGGGAGGATCGACTCGATCAGCCCGCGCACCCCGCCGATGGCGCGCAGCAGCGACGACGCGGTCGGCGTCTCCCCCGGCTTCACCTGGCCGATGCCTGCATTGCGGGCGGCCTGGGCGAAGGCTTCGTGGAAGGTCTGCGGCGCATCCGCCCGGTCTGCCGCAGCGGCATTCCCGGCCGCTGCGGCATCCCGGTCGACGGATGCCGTGGTGTCGTCGGACGGGTTCGGCCTCTCGGCCCCGTTCGGCTGGTTCGTCATGCTCAGGCGCCGGCGGCCTGCGCCCCGCCGGAGGCGGCGGTCTTCGGGATGGTGAGCGGGATGAGGTCGCGAGGCGGCATGGGGGCGGTGCCGCGCACCACGACGACGCTGCGGAAGAGCTCCTCCACCGCGGCCTTGGCGGTGGGGTTCGTCATCGCCTCTCCGGCGATGACGCCGCGCAGCAGCCAGCGCGGGCCGTCGACGCCGACGAAGCGGGCGACGCGCATGCCCTGCTGACCGTCGGGCCCGACGGCCGGCACCCCGGCGACGAGCTCGGGCCCGAACGGACCGTTCTGCACCGTGCTCTTGCCGCCCTGCTTGAGGATCTGGTCTTCGATCTGCTCGCGGATCTCGTGCCAGAGGCCCGTCGAACGCGGCGCGGCGAAGGCCTGCACCTGCAGCGTCGAGCCGGCGTAGTCGAGCCCCACGGCCACCACGCGATTGGTGCCCTCCTCGACCTCGAGGCGGAGGTGCAGTCCCTCCCGCGGGAGGATCTTGAGCCCGCCCAGGTCGACGTACGGCCGCGCGGGGCTGGCCTCGCTCGCGTCGAAGGGGCCCTCGGTGGCTCGGTTGTCGGGGGCCGACTTGCTGTCGTCGGGGGCGGAGTCGCCGCCCTCGGGCGTCTGGGGTTCCGGCTGCTCGTCGGGCACGATGTCTTTGTCGGTCATGACTGGCTTCCGTTCGTGGGCGACGAATATCCGGTCGACCCGAATCCGCCCTCCCCGCGATCGCTCCCGGGGAGCGTCTCGACGGGCACGAACACGGCCCTGGTCACCGGCATCACGATCAGTTGCGCGATTCTGTCGCCGACGGCGATATCGTACGGCACGTTGCTGTCGGTGTTGAGGAGCACGACCTTGATCTCCCCTCGGTAGCCCGCGTCGACCGTGCCGGGCGAGTTGACCACGGTGATGCCGTGCTTGGCGGCGAGCCCGCTGCGCGGCACCACGAAGGCGGCGTAGCCGTCAGGCAGCGCGATCGAGACACCCGTGCCCACCATCGCCCGTTCGCCGGGCCCAAGGGTGAGCGCCTCGGCGGAGTGCAGATCGGCGCCGGCGTCGCCGGGGTGGGAGTAGGCCGGCGGGCGCTCCGCGGTCAGCAGGATCTCGATCGAAGAAGTCACGAGTCGAGGCTAGTGCAGAAAGAATGATCGAATAGAGCCATGCAGCACTACCGCGAGAGGCTCCACCCGTCGCTCTGGGTCTACCTCTCCACAGCTCTCGTCCTGCCCGCCAGCACCATCGTGTTCGCGCCCCTGACCACCGTGCCCGGTGTGCTGATCGGCATCGCGGTGGGGCTCGTGCTCTACGCGGGGATCGTCGTCGTGCTGGTGACGACCTCCCCCGTGCTCGAGGTGACGGAGAAGGAGGTGCGGGTCGGCAGGGCGCGCATCCCCAAGGAGCTCGTCGGGGACTGCCGGGCCTACCGGGGTGAGGATGCCGCGCTGCAGCGGGGCCGTCTGCTCGACGCGCGGGCCTACCTCTGCATCAGGGGATGGATCGACCCGGTGGTGAACATGCGAATCGCCGATCCGCAGGATCCGACACCCTACTGGCTGGTGTCGACCCGGCGTCCCGGCGATTTCATCGATGCGGTGACGATGCGCTGATCGCGCGTGCCGCGGGAGTGGCCTAGGAGGCGCACTCCACGCAGATCGCGCCGAACTTCTCCTCGTGATCGATCTGCGAGCGGTGCTTCACCAGGAAGCAGCTCATGCAGGTGAACTCGTCGGCCTGCGGAGGCAGGACGACGACGTCGAGATCGAGGTCGGAGAGATCGGCACCGGGCAGCTCGAAGCCACCCGGGTTGTCGGCGTCATCGACATCTACGACGCCGGACATCTTGTCCGGAACCCGCTCCTTCAGCGCTTCGATCGAATCCGAGTCGTCATCGGTCTTGCGCGGTGCGTCGTAATCAGTCGCCATGCCCATCCACTTCTTGAATACCCATTAACAAAATCGGCGGCGTTAGTTTGCATCAAAGAGGCTGGAATAGCAAACCGCCGAATGAGCAGTGATTACTCACGCGGCCATCAACTTGCGGCGCGCCCGGAACATTCCCCGTCGCGGCACTCGTGACGTGTCATCCTGTCAGCGAACAGCGACCTCTGGAGGGCCTTTCACCATGCAGGAATTGACGGTTGTCGGCGTCGAGGACGAGGCGCTCATCGTCTCGAGCGACAGCGGCGAACGCTTC carries:
- a CDS encoding DUF3710 domain-containing protein encodes the protein MTDKDIVPDEQPEPQTPEGGDSAPDDSKSAPDNRATEGPFDASEASPARPYVDLGGLKILPREGLHLRLEVEEGTNRVVAVGLDYAGSTLQVQAFAAPRSTGLWHEIREQIEDQILKQGGKSTVQNGPFGPELVAGVPAVGPDGQQGMRVARFVGVDGPRWLLRGVIAGEAMTNPTAKAAVEELFRSVVVVRGTAPMPPRDLIPLTIPKTAASGGAQAAGA
- a CDS encoding DUF3159 domain-containing protein → MTNQPNGAERPNPSDDTTASVDRDAAAAGNAAAADRADAPQTFHEAFAQAARNAGIGQVKPGETPTASSLLRAIGGVRGLIESILPGLAFLVLYTFTKNLVLAVSAPVAVSVVFVIVRLVTRSAPMPAIAGLIGVGVSAGLALFTGRAEDNFLVGIAINVVCLVVLLISLIARRPLIGVIVGLLANDPGGYRTDRAKGRVVLVATWCWVGLFAARLIVELPLYWAGQTELLGSVKLIMGVPLYAGLLWVTWLLVRAAYAKPAS
- a CDS encoding DUF3093 domain-containing protein; the encoded protein is MQHYRERLHPSLWVYLSTALVLPASTIVFAPLTTVPGVLIGIAVGLVLYAGIVVVLVTTSPVLEVTEKEVRVGRARIPKELVGDCRAYRGEDAALQRGRLLDARAYLCIRGWIDPVVNMRIADPQDPTPYWLVSTRRPGDFIDAVTMR
- the dut gene encoding dUTP diphosphatase; the encoded protein is MTSSIEILLTAERPPAYSHPGDAGADLHSAEALTLGPGERAMVGTGVSIALPDGYAAFVVPRSGLAAKHGITVVNSPGTVDAGYRGEIKVVLLNTDSNVPYDIAVGDRIAQLIVMPVTRAVFVPVETLPGSDRGEGGFGSTGYSSPTNGSQS
- a CDS encoding DUF4193 domain-containing protein; the protein is MATDYDAPRKTDDDSDSIEALKERVPDKMSGVVDVDDADNPGGFELPGADLSDLDLDVVVLPPQADEFTCMSCFLVKHRSQIDHEEKFGAICVECAS